One genomic region from Lycorma delicatula isolate Av1 chromosome 9, ASM4794821v1, whole genome shotgun sequence encodes:
- the LOC142330178 gene encoding uncharacterized protein LOC142330178 — translation MTRWLLLFCLTIVAVSGSPVSSPNSAVSSRQAVVPAAAAQAETPVAAPGQAPAASSEDDDDDDDDDDDDDVDLDITEDDDDDDDDDEGTASDDDDDDDDDEEDYFERFFDDILGA, via the coding sequence ATGACGCGTTGGCTTTTACTTTTTTGCCTAACGATAGTGGCAGTATCAGGATCTCCAGTATCTAGTCCGAACTCGGCTGTTTCTTCTAGACAAGCAGTCGTACCAGCAGCAGCGGCGCAAGCAGAAACACCAGTAGCAGCGCCAGGACAAGCGCCTGCTGCCTCTTCAGAAgatgatgacgatgacgatgacgatgatgatgacgatgacgTTGACTTAGATATTACAGAAGACGATGACgacgacgatgatgatgatgaaggtACAGccagtgatgatgatgatgacgatgacgACGATGAAGAAGATTATTTTGAAAGATTCTTTGATGACATCTTAGGAG